The Phragmitibacter flavus genome contains a region encoding:
- a CDS encoding glycosyltransferase family 2 protein — translation MISVIVPLYNEEDNVPEMQQQLAAALTNYSHEIILVDDGSTDQTSARVALTPGTRLIRFEKNAGQSAAMYVGIMAAQGEVIVMLDGDLQNDPADIPQLVEKLKEGPGYDLVCGYRAKRKDTPFKRLQSRIANAVRSRFIGDGVRDTGCSLKALRREARQALMPFNGMHRFIPAFIRRAGYRITEIPVNHRPRIHGVSKYHFLNRAFRATRDMFGVSWFLTRQLNLQNLTRHETTSQN, via the coding sequence ATGATCTCCGTCATCGTCCCTCTCTACAACGAAGAAGACAACGTCCCCGAAATGCAGCAGCAACTCGCCGCCGCCCTCACGAATTACTCCCACGAAATCATCCTCGTCGACGACGGCAGCACCGACCAAACCTCCGCCCGCGTCGCCCTCACTCCCGGCACCCGCCTCATCCGCTTTGAGAAAAATGCCGGTCAAAGCGCCGCCATGTATGTCGGCATCATGGCTGCCCAAGGCGAAGTCATCGTCATGCTCGACGGCGACCTCCAAAACGACCCCGCCGACATCCCCCAGCTCGTCGAAAAACTCAAGGAAGGCCCTGGCTACGATCTCGTCTGCGGCTACCGCGCCAAACGCAAAGACACGCCCTTCAAACGTCTCCAAAGCCGCATCGCCAACGCCGTCCGCAGTCGCTTTATCGGCGACGGTGTGCGCGACACCGGTTGCTCTCTCAAAGCCCTCCGCCGCGAAGCCCGTCAGGCCCTCATGCCCTTCAACGGAATGCACCGATTCATCCCCGCCTTCATCCGCCGCGCCGGTTATCGCATCACCGAAATCCCCGTCAATCACCGACCCCGCATCCACGGCGTCAGCAAATACCATTTCCTCAACCGCGCCTTCCGCGCCACCCGCGACATGTTCGGCGTCAGCTGGTTTCTCACCCGCCAGCTCAACCTCCAAAACCTCACCCGACACGAGACCACCTCCCAAAACTAA